Proteins found in one Candidatus Fermentibacter sp. genomic segment:
- a CDS encoding C40 family peptidase yields MLVAALIALRTIVAMTLDPDSGLDGPAAAAPADSAAVLVDSLIADAMSYVGTPYVYGGTGPDGFDCSGLICRVFSENGIELPRTVTAMESMGVTVARDSLLPGDLLIFESPKHVGMYLGDGLFIHSSSYQDRGVVVTELAQANYARRYSSARRMVGFVP; encoded by the coding sequence TTGCTCGTTGCCGCGCTGATCGCGCTGAGAACGATCGTCGCGATGACCCTCGACCCCGACAGCGGACTGGACGGCCCTGCAGCCGCTGCGCCCGCTGATTCCGCCGCGGTCCTGGTCGACAGCCTGATCGCCGACGCGATGTCGTATGTCGGCACCCCGTACGTCTACGGAGGAACCGGGCCCGACGGGTTCGACTGCAGCGGCCTGATCTGCCGCGTCTTCTCCGAGAACGGCATCGAGCTCCCCAGGACGGTCACCGCCATGGAATCGATGGGCGTTACGGTGGCCCGCGATTCGCTTCTCCCGGGCGACCTCCTGATCTTCGAATCCCCCAAGCATGTCGGCATGTATCTCGGCGACGGGCTCTTCATCCACTCGTCGTCCTACCAGGACAGGGGAGTGGTGGTCACCGAGCTCGCCCAGGCCAACTACGCGCGCAGGTACTCGTCCGCCAGGCGGATGGTAGGCTTCGTGCCGTGA
- a CDS encoding DMT family transporter: MTGDAGRGSGVTCGCSGITELSAVSLVWAFSFGIIRSSLAGVDPSLVACLRMLLACLVMLPFLRTGRLPVRAVVLLLATGAVQFGLMYTVYIESFRSLEAWEVAMLTVTTPLFVVAFDRLAGRRGGIPVMAAALAAVAGGAILLWNRPSSPGFLDGLLLVQLSNVFFAAGQVAFRRIASVFPIPRTVSVIGLMYLGGLLATLPGAIPAAGTVPSLSGSQLASIVYLGVVASGICFMVWNQAATKVAPGVLAAFNNAKIPLSVAASVVFFDERPSLWKLAAGSLLILAGILAGRATGSPRVPPDPCILEKPGSPAS; the protein is encoded by the coding sequence ATGACCGGGGACGCCGGGCGGGGATCCGGCGTGACCTGCGGCTGCTCGGGCATCACCGAGCTGTCCGCCGTCTCGCTCGTCTGGGCCTTCTCCTTCGGGATCATCCGGTCATCGCTCGCAGGGGTGGATCCGTCGCTGGTTGCCTGCCTGCGGATGCTGCTTGCTTGTCTGGTCATGCTGCCGTTCCTCCGCACCGGCAGGCTCCCCGTCCGGGCCGTCGTGCTGCTCCTGGCCACCGGGGCCGTTCAGTTCGGCCTCATGTACACGGTCTACATCGAGTCCTTCCGGAGCCTCGAGGCATGGGAGGTCGCGATGCTCACCGTCACCACGCCCCTGTTCGTGGTGGCGTTCGACCGGCTGGCCGGCCGCCGGGGCGGCATCCCCGTGATGGCAGCAGCGCTTGCCGCAGTAGCCGGCGGAGCCATCCTTCTCTGGAACAGGCCGTCATCCCCGGGATTCCTGGACGGTCTGCTCCTGGTGCAGCTCTCGAACGTCTTCTTCGCGGCCGGGCAGGTCGCGTTCCGAAGGATCGCCTCGGTCTTCCCTATCCCGCGGACAGTCTCGGTGATCGGGCTGATGTATCTGGGCGGGCTCCTGGCCACGCTGCCCGGGGCCATCCCCGCGGCCGGCACGGTCCCTTCGCTGTCCGGTTCGCAGCTTGCATCGATCGTCTATCTGGGGGTCGTGGCGAGCGGGATCTGCTTCATGGTCTGGAACCAGGCCGCAACGAAGGTGGCACCCGGCGTCCTCGCGGCGTTCAACAACGCGAAGATCCCGCTGTCGGTGGCCGCGTCGGTGGTCTTCTTCGACGAGAGGCCGTCGCTGTGGAAGCTCGCAGCCGGGAGCCTGCTCATCCTTGCCGGCATTCTGGCCGGAAGAGCCACCGGGTCTCCTCGAGTCCCACCTGATCCCTGCATCCTCGAAAAGCCCGGTTCACCGGCTTCATAG
- a CDS encoding 4Fe-4S binding protein, which translates to MDRAARKIIRIDREKCDGCGQCARACHEGAIEIVDGKARLVKESYCDGLGACIGDCPRGALTIETREADGFDEKAVAEEMAKREAAARAKAQAQAAPACGCPSAAARALAPSAPLGSGVEIPSQLAAWPVQIALVPPSAPFLEGADLLIAADCTPFAFPDFHRRFMKGRVTLVGCPKLDDTGPYYEKLTEIFRTRGIRSVEVAYMQVPCCSALTRLVLAARGEAGASFPVRLTRIGLDGSVQESRTE; encoded by the coding sequence ATGGACAGGGCGGCGCGCAAGATCATCAGGATCGACCGGGAGAAGTGCGACGGCTGCGGGCAGTGTGCCAGGGCGTGCCACGAGGGCGCCATCGAGATAGTCGACGGCAAGGCCAGGCTCGTGAAGGAGTCGTACTGCGACGGGCTCGGAGCCTGCATCGGTGACTGCCCCAGGGGAGCCCTCACGATCGAGACCCGCGAGGCCGACGGCTTCGATGAGAAGGCCGTGGCCGAGGAGATGGCGAAGCGCGAGGCTGCAGCCAGGGCGAAGGCCCAGGCACAGGCGGCTCCGGCATGCGGATGCCCGTCGGCCGCGGCCAGGGCCCTCGCTCCTTCCGCACCGCTGGGTTCCGGGGTCGAGATCCCTTCCCAGCTTGCTGCGTGGCCTGTTCAGATCGCGCTGGTCCCGCCTTCCGCACCATTCCTCGAGGGGGCCGACCTGCTCATAGCGGCCGACTGCACGCCCTTCGCCTTCCCCGACTTCCACAGGCGCTTCATGAAGGGCCGCGTCACGCTGGTCGGATGCCCGAAACTCGACGACACCGGCCCCTACTACGAGAAGCTCACGGAGATATTCCGCACGCGCGGGATCAGGTCGGTCGAGGTGGCCTACATGCAGGTTCCTTGCTGCTCGGCACTCACGAGGCTCGTGCTCGCGGCGCGCGGCGAGGCAGGGGCCTCCTTCCCCGTCAGGCTGACCAGGATCGGCCTGGACGGCTCCGTGCAGGAATCGAGAACTGAGTGA
- a CDS encoding GNAT family N-acetyltransferase, whose product MTRAAWRFFDDPAALVADIGPMDMDLEIRNCLPLSICRRLADAGGDDRQTLLYAARDGDVLAGAAVRTPGRNIVPLSGPRWDRDDLLMLCDALISSGVDLPGVMGPASLARAFAAAWCDRRQTAPAIKMELGLYGLTEVRLEPGPGSLEKALPGDSDFFWEWERSFCIDCFGELQPHVTREASERLLASGEVHFWTVDGDRVSMAASGRNTKRGAIVNLVYTPPALRGRGFASSIVSALSRRQLDSGLAYCTLFTDIANPVSNSIYRRIGYEYAGGFTEIAFLNGS is encoded by the coding sequence GTGACCCGGGCTGCCTGGCGCTTCTTCGATGATCCGGCGGCCCTCGTCGCAGACATCGGACCGATGGACATGGATCTGGAGATCCGGAACTGCCTGCCCCTGTCGATCTGCCGCCGGCTAGCGGATGCAGGCGGAGACGACAGGCAGACCCTGCTCTACGCGGCCCGGGACGGCGATGTCCTCGCGGGGGCAGCGGTGAGGACCCCGGGGCGGAACATCGTGCCGCTCTCGGGCCCGCGGTGGGACCGGGACGATCTGTTGATGCTCTGCGATGCGCTGATCTCGTCGGGCGTCGACCTGCCGGGTGTGATGGGTCCTGCCAGCCTTGCGAGGGCGTTCGCGGCTGCCTGGTGCGACCGCAGGCAGACCGCTCCGGCCATAAAGATGGAACTGGGGCTCTACGGCCTGACCGAGGTCAGGCTCGAACCGGGCCCGGGTTCCCTGGAGAAGGCCCTGCCCGGCGATTCCGACTTCTTCTGGGAGTGGGAGAGATCGTTCTGCATCGACTGCTTCGGCGAACTGCAGCCGCACGTGACCCGCGAGGCATCGGAGCGCCTTCTCGCATCGGGCGAGGTGCACTTCTGGACGGTCGACGGCGATCGGGTCTCCATGGCCGCCTCCGGCCGCAACACCAAACGGGGTGCGATTGTGAACCTCGTCTACACGCCCCCTGCCCTGAGAGGGAGGGGATTCGCCTCGAGCATCGTCTCCGCGCTGTCCCGCCGGCAACTGGACTCGGGGCTCGCCTACTGCACCCTCTTCACCGACATCGCGAACCCCGTCTCGAACAGCATCTACCGGAGGATCGGCTACGAGTACGCCGGCGGGTTCACCGAGATCGCGTTCCTGAACGGAAGCTGA
- a CDS encoding tetratricopeptide repeat protein, whose protein sequence is MFTDIVGFTTIMERSETEALSALDRHRRALEGAIARNGGILIKEIGDGTLSIYDSPGGALRSARHLQQRLSGLPFKVRVGIHWGEVLVGDGDVLGDTVNVASRLEALSPPGGVCVSAELLERCAGRRPSAQSLGMRKLRGLGRLIEIYALRGDSRHSLPVSTDIDGEVVGPDISEGHPSILITTLDNAGPKEDDFYCFGLTADLISDIARAGSIRVVPMTTMLQSLASGGSPEAAAARTGVRFLLKGSLSSRDGSFHLSVDLFDTGSGALVWMDSWEDSREELNSIKGKLADGILKVLGVQPGSFPGITSPVGSTSSAYEKYLRARYIWRTRHSTADTAAARDLLKEVLAADPGFTRAHLLLGETYRDSGSPEEGVRIFEEALAVAIEAGDEAGELHCRNALAISMWQASETPGAREAFARVVRMARRIGDREGEAKALNNLGLMDCDMARYGSAMANLERSRAISVELGYRENEANATCNIGLVHLKKGRDARAMARFEESYALMVQLENVAGQSNLLRNMGVILGRTGSFDRALGIAETSIELSRSVADRIGEGRALVSAGNSLFEIGRYAEARERYVQAQEILADLGARDVEGVVLTNLAVLALERKDRAGALPLLEKALDIARESGDEEGETEILGLIWSPLLHLGRLDEAIASARRGIELSSRIGVGRYRSGTRLGIARVLLSSNPSAGVRAEIEEQLSAAVREIPGYGRDRARIFWNLSLAYDDLAHATPDEDVRARIGSIAAGLLSRAGRSLADSAGRIADPEARCSFLENIGDHSDLADARRMLRGRSRSPEAVLEVLRGFSFRSGTRSR, encoded by the coding sequence ATGTTCACCGACATCGTCGGCTTCACCACGATCATGGAGAGGTCGGAGACGGAGGCGCTCTCCGCCCTCGACCGCCATCGCCGCGCACTGGAAGGAGCGATCGCCAGGAACGGCGGGATCCTGATCAAGGAGATAGGCGACGGCACGCTCAGCATCTACGACTCCCCGGGCGGCGCCCTGAGAAGCGCCAGACACCTCCAGCAACGTCTCTCCGGCCTGCCGTTCAAGGTGAGGGTAGGGATCCACTGGGGAGAAGTCCTGGTCGGGGACGGCGACGTTCTCGGCGACACGGTAAACGTGGCCTCCCGCCTCGAAGCCCTTTCCCCGCCCGGCGGCGTCTGCGTCTCGGCCGAGCTCCTCGAGCGCTGCGCGGGCAGGAGGCCCTCCGCCCAGTCGCTCGGGATGAGGAAGCTCAGAGGACTCGGCAGGCTGATCGAGATCTACGCCCTCAGGGGCGACTCGAGACACTCGCTGCCGGTTTCGACGGACATCGACGGCGAGGTGGTCGGACCCGACATCTCCGAAGGCCATCCCTCGATCCTCATCACGACCCTCGACAATGCCGGTCCGAAGGAGGACGACTTCTACTGCTTCGGCCTCACGGCCGACCTCATCTCGGACATCGCCAGGGCGGGATCCATCAGGGTGGTCCCGATGACGACCATGCTCCAGAGCCTGGCCTCGGGAGGCTCGCCCGAGGCGGCCGCCGCCCGTACCGGGGTCCGATTCCTGCTCAAGGGCTCGCTCAGTAGCAGGGACGGCTCGTTCCATCTCTCGGTCGACCTCTTCGACACCGGATCGGGGGCCCTGGTCTGGATGGACTCCTGGGAGGACTCCCGCGAGGAGCTGAACTCCATCAAGGGGAAGCTTGCGGACGGGATCCTGAAGGTCCTGGGGGTGCAGCCGGGATCCTTCCCCGGCATCACATCCCCGGTCGGATCGACCTCGTCCGCCTACGAGAAATACCTCAGGGCGCGCTACATCTGGCGCACGCGCCACAGCACGGCGGACACCGCTGCTGCGAGAGATCTCCTGAAGGAGGTGCTCGCCGCCGACCCCGGCTTCACCCGCGCTCATCTCCTCCTCGGGGAGACCTACAGGGACAGCGGCTCGCCGGAGGAGGGGGTTCGCATCTTCGAGGAGGCCCTGGCTGTAGCGATCGAGGCCGGCGACGAGGCCGGCGAACTGCACTGCAGGAACGCACTCGCCATCTCGATGTGGCAGGCCTCGGAGACACCGGGGGCCAGGGAGGCATTCGCCCGTGTCGTCAGGATGGCGAGGCGCATCGGCGACAGGGAGGGCGAGGCCAAGGCCCTCAACAACCTCGGGCTCATGGACTGCGACATGGCGAGATACGGCAGCGCCATGGCGAACCTCGAGAGATCGCGCGCCATCTCCGTCGAGCTGGGCTACAGGGAGAACGAGGCCAACGCGACCTGCAACATCGGCCTCGTCCACCTGAAGAAGGGGCGCGACGCCCGGGCGATGGCCCGCTTCGAGGAGTCCTACGCGCTCATGGTGCAGCTCGAGAATGTCGCGGGGCAGTCGAACCTCCTGCGCAACATGGGGGTCATACTCGGCAGGACCGGCTCGTTCGACAGGGCCCTCGGGATCGCGGAGACGAGCATCGAGCTCTCGCGCAGCGTGGCCGACAGGATCGGCGAGGGCAGGGCCCTCGTCAGCGCAGGGAACTCGCTCTTCGAGATCGGCAGGTACGCGGAGGCCAGGGAACGCTACGTGCAGGCGCAGGAGATCCTCGCGGACCTCGGGGCCAGGGATGTGGAGGGAGTCGTCCTCACCAACCTGGCCGTGCTGGCGCTGGAGAGGAAGGACCGCGCCGGGGCCCTCCCGCTTCTCGAGAAGGCGCTGGACATCGCCAGGGAGTCGGGTGACGAGGAGGGGGAGACCGAGATACTCGGCCTGATCTGGAGCCCTCTCCTCCATCTCGGGAGGCTGGACGAGGCCATCGCATCCGCCCGGAGGGGCATCGAACTGTCGTCACGCATAGGCGTAGGCAGGTACAGGTCGGGAACCCGCCTCGGGATCGCCAGGGTGCTCCTTTCGAGCAATCCTTCCGCAGGTGTTCGCGCGGAGATAGAGGAACAGCTCTCGGCGGCGGTCCGCGAGATCCCGGGTTACGGGCGCGACAGGGCGAGGATATTCTGGAACCTCTCCCTGGCATATGACGATCTGGCTCACGCCACCCCTGACGAGGATGTCCGTGCCCGCATCGGCTCGATCGCGGCGGGTCTGCTCTCGAGGGCGGGCCGGAGCCTGGCCGATTCGGCAGGCAGGATCGCCGATCCCGAGGCCAGGTGCAGCTTCCTGGAGAACATCGGCGACCATTCGGATCTTGCCGATGCTAGACGGATGCTCCGCGGGCGCTCGCGCTCCCCCGAGGCCGTCCTGGAGGTGCTCCGGGGCTTCAGCTTCCGTTCAGGAACGCGATCTCGGTGA
- a CDS encoding AMP-binding protein, which produces MASPRSASPARKRVIPGGPLHEVPEYRSIPAMLQASASIYGAKNFLYEKSPDGVWIPTTYEAFARNVDILARALTDIEKRPVVGLTGANSVAWATVMLATIRAGGVIVPIDKELPAPEIHTILHYSGATMLFHDATMPQDLQSSSPGRQMPVFQMRSPVRTDTSLEALMEAGAASTTALPIVNGGDDVALISYTSGTMGAAKGVVLSHRNILSDLRQMLQAVGLVHEEVFLSVLPMHHMYECVCGFMCPLCHGCTVYFCRGLRYVAEDLADAHATLVLGVPLLWENMYRKIQDGIAAKKAGRLKFRVGLFAASIVEKLGDRDIRKKIFSPVHEKLGGRARFLISGGAGIDAAVVAGFRKMGMEMLQGYGLTECSPIVAVNRDTANRTGSVGPPLPEIDVRIDDPDEQGIGEIVVKGPNVMIGYHNAPEITAEVLSRDGWFRTGDYGYLDRDGFLFVTGRKKNVIVAKNGKNVYPEELESKLCRSGLVAECMVFGKASELKGEEIWAIVFPNRDRLIAMAEEQGQPLTEEFAVDVVRREINALNASQAIYKRISNFILRESELPKTTTKKIKRASTLREAGLGPVRTHGVAGR; this is translated from the coding sequence ATGGCTTCACCGCGATCCGCCAGCCCCGCCAGGAAGAGGGTCATCCCAGGAGGTCCGCTGCACGAGGTCCCCGAGTACAGGAGCATCCCCGCGATGCTCCAGGCTTCGGCGTCCATCTACGGAGCCAAGAACTTCCTCTACGAGAAATCGCCCGATGGTGTATGGATCCCCACGACCTACGAAGCCTTCGCCCGCAACGTCGACATCCTGGCCCGCGCGCTGACCGACATCGAGAAGCGCCCCGTCGTGGGCCTCACCGGTGCCAACAGCGTCGCATGGGCCACCGTGATGCTCGCTACGATAAGGGCCGGCGGCGTCATAGTCCCCATCGACAAGGAGCTGCCGGCGCCCGAGATCCATACTATCCTGCACTACAGCGGCGCCACGATGCTCTTCCACGACGCCACGATGCCGCAGGACCTGCAGTCGTCCAGCCCCGGCAGGCAGATGCCCGTATTCCAGATGCGCTCGCCTGTCAGGACCGACACCAGCCTCGAGGCCCTCATGGAGGCGGGTGCCGCCTCGACGACAGCGCTGCCCATCGTCAACGGCGGCGACGACGTGGCGCTCATCTCCTACACCTCAGGCACGATGGGCGCAGCCAAGGGCGTGGTGCTCTCACACAGGAACATCCTCTCCGACCTCAGGCAGATGCTGCAGGCTGTCGGCCTCGTGCACGAAGAGGTCTTCCTGTCCGTCCTCCCGATGCACCATATGTACGAGTGCGTCTGCGGCTTCATGTGCCCACTCTGCCACGGCTGCACGGTCTACTTCTGCCGCGGCCTCCGCTACGTCGCGGAGGACCTGGCCGACGCCCACGCGACGCTCGTTCTCGGCGTCCCCCTGCTCTGGGAGAACATGTACCGCAAGATCCAGGACGGCATTGCAGCGAAGAAGGCGGGGCGCCTCAAGTTCCGTGTCGGCCTCTTCGCAGCGTCGATCGTCGAGAAGCTGGGCGACAGGGACATAAGGAAGAAGATCTTCTCGCCGGTTCACGAGAAGCTGGGCGGCCGCGCGCGGTTCCTGATCTCCGGAGGCGCCGGTATAGACGCCGCGGTCGTGGCCGGATTCAGGAAGATGGGCATGGAGATGCTCCAGGGCTACGGCCTCACGGAATGCTCGCCGATCGTGGCGGTCAATCGCGACACTGCCAACCGCACGGGCTCCGTGGGTCCACCGCTCCCCGAGATCGATGTAAGGATCGACGACCCCGACGAGCAGGGGATCGGCGAGATAGTCGTGAAGGGCCCGAACGTGATGATAGGCTACCACAACGCCCCCGAGATCACGGCCGAGGTCCTCTCGCGCGACGGCTGGTTCCGTACCGGCGACTACGGCTACCTCGACAGGGACGGGTTCCTGTTCGTCACCGGCCGCAAGAAGAACGTCATCGTTGCAAAGAACGGCAAGAACGTCTACCCCGAGGAGCTCGAGTCCAAGCTCTGCAGATCGGGGCTCGTGGCCGAGTGCATGGTCTTCGGCAAGGCTTCCGAACTCAAGGGCGAGGAGATCTGGGCGATCGTCTTCCCCAACCGCGACAGGCTGATCGCCATGGCCGAGGAGCAGGGCCAGCCGCTCACCGAGGAGTTCGCGGTCGATGTCGTCAGGCGTGAGATCAACGCGTTGAACGCCTCGCAGGCGATCTACAAGCGGATATCCAATTTCATACTCAGGGAATCCGAACTGCCCAAGACGACGACCAAGAAGATCAAGAGGGCCTCGACTCTCAGGGAGGCAGGACTCGGGCCTGTCAGGACCCACGGCGTGGCCGGCAGGTGA